In Streptomyces seoulensis, the following are encoded in one genomic region:
- a CDS encoding cellulose-binding domain-containing protein — MPDLPPPQDAAEAALFAECWDAVLSYADLCTAGAGTAHQLADEAFTLGMRELRAAQGAVRGRTARLPVIPQLLTAVRETAANWESEGKGHQLDPDLRLWLNSEAAARYPGPPLGRPIALRGLRDMPEADATLLWLAEVESLPLPSVARRLGLDPLTTGAELDQVRVLFHDRCHRAHRDAPLDAECRSYARLLDAVTRSPGAETPEDLSRHLATCVPCAEAAACLRLHGGGIPAALAGGVIGWGALAYLERRRRAAEVRLGVGAPSGPGARTDDEAARGRVLRGSLLAAAGLLSAVALGVSLMPFGTPDDADASARDDQKPVAAPDTPHPAPTPSPSRSAAPATTRTIPVPASPIPSPTRTRKPPPPSPKPSATPTPSTPTTCQVAYRLDDEWSTGFQATLRITTDAPLTGWRLAWTFPDGQRIGQTWDATPHQDGARVTADAKDYNRSVAAHGTVEFGFVGSSQGANGTPDAFTLNGTPCANG, encoded by the coding sequence ATGCCCGATCTGCCGCCACCTCAGGACGCCGCCGAGGCGGCGCTGTTCGCCGAGTGCTGGGACGCGGTCCTCTCCTACGCCGACCTGTGCACGGCCGGAGCGGGAACGGCGCACCAACTGGCCGACGAAGCCTTCACCTTGGGGATGCGTGAGCTGCGGGCCGCGCAGGGTGCCGTACGCGGCCGTACCGCCCGGCTGCCGGTCATCCCCCAACTCCTCACCGCCGTACGGGAGACGGCGGCGAACTGGGAGAGCGAGGGCAAGGGACACCAACTCGACCCCGACCTCCGCCTCTGGCTCAACTCCGAGGCGGCCGCCCGTTACCCGGGTCCTCCGCTGGGCCGGCCCATCGCGCTGCGGGGTCTGCGTGACATGCCCGAGGCCGACGCCACGCTGCTCTGGCTCGCCGAGGTGGAGTCGCTCCCGCTGCCCAGCGTCGCCCGCCGGCTGGGCCTGGACCCGCTGACCACGGGCGCCGAACTCGACCAGGTCCGCGTGCTGTTCCACGACCGCTGCCACCGCGCCCACCGTGACGCCCCGCTGGACGCCGAGTGCCGCAGCTACGCCCGTCTGCTGGACGCCGTCACCCGCTCGCCCGGCGCCGAGACCCCCGAGGACCTCTCCCGCCACCTCGCCACCTGCGTCCCGTGCGCCGAGGCCGCCGCCTGTCTGCGCCTGCACGGCGGAGGCATCCCGGCCGCGCTCGCCGGCGGTGTCATCGGCTGGGGCGCCCTCGCCTACCTGGAACGCCGCCGCCGCGCCGCCGAGGTCCGCCTCGGCGTGGGCGCACCCTCGGGACCGGGGGCGCGTACGGACGACGAGGCGGCGCGCGGCCGCGTCCTGCGCGGCAGCCTCCTCGCGGCGGCGGGCCTGCTGTCGGCGGTGGCCCTCGGCGTCTCCCTGATGCCCTTCGGCACCCCGGACGACGCCGACGCATCCGCCCGCGACGACCAGAAACCGGTCGCCGCCCCCGACACCCCGCACCCCGCCCCCACCCCGTCCCCCTCCCGCTCGGCGGCCCCGGCGACGACCCGGACGATCCCGGTACCGGCGTCCCCGATCCCGAGCCCTACCCGGACCCGCAAACCTCCGCCGCCGTCCCCCAAGCCCTCGGCGACCCCCACCCCGAGCACCCCCACCACCTGCCAGGTCGCCTACCGCCTGGACGACGAGTGGAGCACCGGCTTCCAGGCGACCCTGCGCATCACCACCGACGCCCCCCTCACCGGCTGGCGACTCGCCTGGACCTTCCCCGACGGCCAGCGCATCGGCCAGACCTGGGACGCGACCCCCCACCAGGACGGCGCCCGGGTCACGGCGGACGCCAAGGACTACAACCGGTCGGTCGCCGCCCACGGGACGGTCGAGTTCGGGTTCGTGGGCAGCTCACAGGGGGCCAACGGCACACCGGACGCGTTCACCCTCAACGGAACTCCCTGCGCGAACGGTTGA
- the rsgA gene encoding ribosome small subunit-dependent GTPase A, translating into MTLGWDSHWEAEFAPYARQGLLPGRVVRVDRGQCDVLTADGVVRADTAFVTPNDPMRVLCTGDWAAVDPEGGSPRYVRAYLPRRTAFVRSTSSKRSDGQILAANVDHAVVAVSLAVELDLGRVERFLALAWESGAQPVVVLSKADLVPDPVTLAHLVQDVETAAPGVAVLTVSALHGDGLDELRALTGNGTAVLLGQSGAGKSTLANALVGTDVMDVRAARDVDGKGRHTTTTRNLLPLPGGGVLIDTPGLRGVGLYDAETGVGQVFSEIEELAARCRFHDCSHSSEPGCAVAAAVDSGELPVRRLESYRKLVRENQWIVAKTDARLRAEIRKDWKRKGAEGRAAMRAKRGHWS; encoded by the coding sequence TTGACCCTCGGCTGGGACTCCCACTGGGAAGCCGAGTTCGCCCCCTACGCCCGTCAGGGTCTGCTCCCCGGGCGAGTCGTCCGGGTCGACCGGGGGCAGTGTGACGTCCTCACCGCGGACGGGGTCGTCCGCGCGGACACCGCGTTCGTGACGCCCAACGACCCGATGCGGGTGCTGTGCACGGGGGACTGGGCCGCGGTCGACCCCGAGGGCGGCAGCCCCCGGTACGTCCGCGCCTACCTCCCCCGCCGGACGGCGTTCGTGCGGTCCACCTCGTCCAAGCGGTCCGACGGGCAGATCCTGGCGGCCAACGTCGATCACGCCGTCGTCGCCGTGTCGCTCGCCGTCGAGCTGGACCTCGGGCGGGTCGAACGGTTCCTCGCGCTGGCGTGGGAGTCCGGGGCGCAGCCGGTGGTCGTCCTGTCCAAGGCCGACCTCGTGCCGGACCCCGTGACGCTCGCGCACCTCGTGCAGGACGTCGAGACCGCCGCGCCCGGTGTGGCCGTGCTGACGGTCAGCGCGCTGCACGGCGACGGGCTGGACGAGCTCCGGGCGCTGACCGGCAACGGCACCGCCGTGCTGCTCGGGCAGTCCGGCGCGGGCAAGTCCACGCTGGCCAACGCGCTCGTCGGTACGGACGTCATGGACGTACGGGCCGCGCGGGACGTGGACGGCAAGGGACGGCACACCACGACCACCCGCAACCTGCTGCCGCTGCCCGGCGGGGGTGTGCTCATCGACACCCCCGGCCTGCGCGGCGTCGGCCTGTACGACGCGGAGACCGGGGTCGGCCAGGTGTTCTCCGAGATCGAGGAACTGGCGGCGCGCTGCCGGTTCCACGACTGCTCCCACAGCTCGGAGCCCGGCTGCGCGGTCGCCGCCGCCGTCGACTCCGGCGAACTGCCGGTCCGGCGGCTGGAGAGCTACCGCAAGCTGGTCCGCGAGAACCAGTGGATCGTCGCCAAGACCGACGCCCGCCTGCGCGCCGAGATCCGCAAGGACTGGAAGCGCAAGGGGGCCGAGGGCCGGGCCGCGATGCGGGCCAAGCGGGGGCACTGGTCCTAG
- a CDS encoding DNA-3-methyladenine glycosylase 2 family protein: MTDDDSRYEAVRSRDGRFDGVFFFAVRTTGIYCRPSCPAVTPKRCNVRFFRTAAAAQGAGFRACRRCRPDAVPGSAEWNVRADVVGRAMRLIADGVVDREGVTGLAARLGYSPRQVQRQLTGEVGAGPVALARAQRAHTARTLLRTTELPVTDIAFASGFRSIRQFNDTIREVYAHTPTEVRNAAPRSRRATPGTGIPLRLAHRGPYQAGAVFDLLAREAVPGVEEVTGTPGARVHRRTLRLPYGTGVAVVHERAHTPEPRGGTRPGGWLDARLLLTDPRDLTTAVHRLRRLYDLDADPYAVDARLGADPRLAPLVAARPGLRSPGAVDPLEIAARVLTGTPEALERLVLRYGKALDAPSGTLTHLFPEPAVLAGSEAGTPIGTLAAALADGRLRLDPGADRDEARRALAGLPGITPAAVAALRARVLGDPDVTPPGTDLPEAWRPWRSYAVLHLRVAEELTD, encoded by the coding sequence ATGACGGACGATGACAGCAGGTACGAGGCGGTGCGCAGCCGCGACGGGCGGTTCGACGGCGTCTTCTTCTTCGCCGTCCGGACCACCGGCATCTACTGCCGCCCGAGCTGCCCGGCGGTGACACCGAAGCGGTGCAACGTCCGGTTCTTCCGCACGGCGGCCGCCGCCCAGGGCGCGGGCTTCCGGGCCTGCCGCCGCTGCCGCCCGGACGCCGTACCGGGGTCGGCCGAGTGGAACGTCCGCGCGGACGTCGTCGGCCGGGCCATGCGGCTCATCGCCGACGGCGTCGTCGACCGCGAAGGCGTCACCGGCCTCGCCGCCCGCCTCGGTTACAGCCCCCGGCAGGTGCAGCGCCAGCTCACCGGCGAGGTCGGCGCCGGACCCGTCGCCCTCGCCCGCGCCCAGCGCGCCCACACCGCGCGGACCCTGCTGCGGACGACCGAACTCCCAGTCACCGACATCGCGTTCGCGTCCGGCTTCCGCAGCATCCGCCAGTTCAACGACACCATCCGCGAGGTCTACGCCCACACCCCCACCGAGGTACGGAACGCCGCCCCGCGCTCCCGCCGGGCCACTCCCGGCACCGGCATCCCGCTGCGCCTGGCCCACCGGGGCCCCTATCAGGCCGGCGCCGTCTTCGACCTGCTCGCCCGCGAGGCCGTACCCGGCGTGGAGGAGGTGACCGGCACCCCGGGCGCACGGGTCCACCGGCGCACCCTGCGGCTGCCGTACGGCACCGGTGTCGCCGTCGTCCACGAGCGCGCCCACACCCCCGAGCCGCGCGGCGGCACCCGGCCCGGCGGCTGGCTCGACGCCCGGCTGCTGCTCACCGACCCCCGCGACCTCACCACCGCCGTGCACCGGCTGCGCCGGCTGTACGACCTGGACGCCGACCCCTACGCCGTCGACGCCCGCCTCGGCGCCGACCCCCGGCTCGCCCCGCTCGTCGCCGCCCGGCCCGGCCTGCGCTCACCCGGCGCGGTCGACCCGCTGGAGATCGCCGCGCGTGTCCTGACCGGGACACCGGAAGCCCTCGAACGGCTCGTCCTGCGGTACGGCAAGGCGCTCGACGCGCCCAGCGGCACCCTGACCCACCTCTTCCCCGAGCCCGCCGTCCTCGCCGGGTCGGAGGCCGGGACGCCGATCGGTACGCTCGCCGCCGCCCTCGCCGACGGCCGCCTGCGCCTGGACCCCGGCGCCGACCGGGACGAGGCCCGGCGCGCGCTGGCCGGGCTGCCCGGCATCACCCCGGCCGCCGTCGCCGCCCTCCGGGCGCGCGTGCTCGGCGACCCGGACGTCACCCCACCCGGTACGGACCTGCCCGAAGCCTGGCGGCCCTGGCGGTCCTACGCCGTACTCCACCTACGGGTCGCCGAGGAGCTGACCGACTGA
- a CDS encoding methylated-DNA--[protein]-cysteine S-methyltransferase translates to MDNPYWTELASPVGPLLLTADADGALTSVSVPGQKGGRTVQEGWRHDAGPFREATEQLTAYFAGDLKEFDLPVRAQGTEFRERVWAALDAVPYGSTTTYGAIAARLGAPRAAIRAVGGALGANPLLVVRACHRVIGADGTMTGYAGGLERKMWLLRLEGVLGDA, encoded by the coding sequence ATGGACAACCCCTACTGGACCGAACTGGCCTCCCCGGTCGGCCCCCTGCTGCTCACCGCCGACGCCGACGGCGCCCTGACCTCGGTCTCCGTACCCGGCCAGAAGGGCGGACGGACCGTCCAGGAGGGCTGGCGGCACGACGCCGGGCCCTTCCGGGAAGCCACCGAGCAGCTCACCGCGTACTTCGCCGGAGACCTCAAGGAGTTCGACCTGCCGGTCCGCGCCCAGGGCACCGAGTTCCGCGAGCGGGTGTGGGCCGCCCTGGACGCCGTCCCCTACGGGTCCACCACCACCTACGGCGCGATCGCGGCCCGGCTCGGCGCGCCCCGCGCCGCGATCCGCGCGGTCGGCGGCGCGCTCGGCGCCAACCCCCTGCTCGTCGTCCGCGCCTGCCACCGCGTCATCGGCGCCGACGGCACGATGACCGGGTACGCGGGCGGGCTGGAACGGAAGATGTGGCTGCTGCGGCTGGAGGGGGTGCTGGGGGATGCGTAG
- a CDS encoding SGNH/GDSL hydrolase family protein: MGYVVRFLAALLLVLTPAPAWAAGGQQPWTGTWEAAPSGTAPALPGAAIRNIVHLSVGGHELRVRVTNRLGTTPLHLGAVTVALRQGQGPDAVPGTLRTATFHRATSATVPPGRDLLTDPVRLTVPAAADLLVTVLTPDDSGPATQHGTALQTSWVALVGAGHAADEDGSAYRTPISNWYYLAGVDVRGAATAGVVAFGDSLTDGHGSTHDANHRWPDLLAERHRRLGVLNAGIGGNRLLRDGTGPGALARLDADALDRAGARFLVVFEGVNDINGSPTADDVSAYADAYRTLVARAHARHLRVVGVTLTPYAGYPAHTAAREKVRQGVNEFIRTGHAFDAVCDADAALRDPADPARLLPRYDPGDHLHFDDDGMRAVADCVSRVLL, encoded by the coding sequence TTGGGCTACGTCGTACGGTTCCTCGCGGCCCTGCTGCTCGTCCTCACCCCGGCCCCCGCATGGGCCGCCGGAGGACAGCAGCCCTGGACCGGCACCTGGGAGGCCGCCCCCTCCGGCACCGCCCCCGCCCTGCCCGGCGCCGCGATCCGCAACATCGTCCACCTCAGCGTCGGCGGCCACGAGCTGCGGGTGCGGGTCACCAACCGGCTCGGCACCACCCCGCTCCACCTCGGCGCGGTCACCGTCGCCCTCCGGCAGGGCCAGGGCCCGGACGCCGTACCCGGCACCCTGCGCACCGCCACCTTCCACCGCGCGACCAGCGCCACGGTCCCGCCCGGCCGGGACCTCCTCACCGACCCGGTCCGGCTCACCGTCCCGGCCGCCGCCGACCTCCTGGTCACCGTCCTCACCCCGGACGACTCAGGCCCCGCCACCCAGCACGGCACCGCCCTCCAGACCAGCTGGGTCGCCCTGGTCGGTGCCGGGCACGCGGCCGACGAGGACGGGTCGGCGTACCGCACCCCCATCAGCAACTGGTACTACCTCGCCGGGGTCGACGTACGCGGCGCGGCCACCGCCGGCGTCGTCGCCTTCGGCGACTCGCTCACCGACGGCCACGGCTCCACCCACGACGCCAACCACCGCTGGCCCGACCTGCTGGCCGAACGCCACCGCCGGCTCGGCGTCCTCAACGCGGGCATCGGCGGCAACCGCCTGCTGCGCGACGGCACCGGCCCCGGCGCACTCGCCCGGCTCGACGCGGACGCGCTGGACCGCGCCGGGGCCCGTTTCCTCGTCGTCTTCGAGGGCGTCAACGACATCAACGGCAGCCCCACCGCCGACGATGTCAGCGCCTACGCCGACGCCTACCGCACCCTCGTCGCCCGCGCCCACGCCCGGCACCTGCGGGTCGTGGGCGTCACCCTCACCCCGTACGCCGGCTACCCGGCCCACACGGCGGCCCGCGAGAAGGTGCGGCAGGGGGTCAACGAGTTCATCCGTACCGGCCACGCCTTCGACGCGGTCTGCGACGCGGACGCGGCGCTTCGCGATCCGGCCGACCCGGCGCGGCTGCTGCCCCGCTACGACCCCGGCGACCACCTGCACTTCGACGACGACGGGATGCGGGCGGTCGCCGACTGCGTCAGCCGCGTCCTGCTGTGA
- a CDS encoding DUF456 domain-containing protein has translation MGAWELLLVGLVIALGLCGVLVPGVPGSWLVWAGVLWWALTNPSGLAWALLVGATVVLLLAQAVRWTLPARRLRASGATPRMAVYAGVGTLVGFVLLPVVGALPGFMGGIYLGERLRLGRHGEAMAALRTAMRSGGSSVFTELFACLLIAAAWLGAVLWG, from the coding sequence ATGGGAGCGTGGGAACTCCTGCTGGTCGGCCTGGTGATCGCGCTCGGCCTGTGCGGAGTGCTGGTGCCCGGGGTGCCGGGTTCGTGGCTGGTGTGGGCCGGGGTCCTGTGGTGGGCGCTGACGAACCCGTCGGGCCTGGCCTGGGCGCTCCTGGTCGGCGCGACCGTCGTCCTGCTGCTGGCGCAGGCCGTCCGCTGGACGCTGCCCGCACGCCGGCTGCGCGCGAGCGGCGCGACGCCCCGGATGGCGGTGTACGCGGGGGTCGGCACGCTGGTCGGCTTCGTGCTGCTGCCGGTGGTGGGCGCGCTGCCCGGCTTCATGGGCGGGATCTACCTCGGCGAACGGCTCCGCCTGGGCCGCCACGGCGAGGCGATGGCCGCGCTGCGTACGGCGATGCGCTCGGGCGGCTCCAGCGTGTTCACGGAACTCTTCGCCTGCCTGCTGATTGCCGCCGCGTGGCTGGGCGCGGTGCTGTGGGGCTGA
- a CDS encoding protein phosphatase 2C domain-containing protein — translation MSQQGGGPTRQDDDWWGQLYDETAEDTGPAPGPDSLDDRYASAKRTTVSGDRGGPQGGSPPLPSRRTDGPAPEERPPFPAQREAEAPAPGYGAQPGAAPPPPVPHEPAVPPVPDAPAPPAAPPAPDPRRAKPTDAPAGRTPAAPATPAPRTGQPPAVPPMPGWPAPAAVEPGAPRGPVVTGVAHFTPAAPPAPDYVGSRPPTYAPEPTALPVADPEALGELVSDTVLEGARYGACTLRAVSLRGDSARYRGEARRDALLVARFGAGEQALVLVAMATGARAAPGAHRAAAEACRWIGQAVGRSHERLVEDLRADRRGDLKSGLNRLTDRTLGKLRAASGEPTASLRCLLLPADPDCRTRVFFGAGEGGLFRLRDGEWRSVEPAAPPAPGEEPPDGDRLTMDLGIPVPPSPYEPAEPPRAPFRFRAAIARPGDVLMMCTSGLADPLHGEASLRAFLGRRWSRAAAPGLAGFLADVQTRVKGYADDRTAAAVWEA, via the coding sequence ATGAGTCAGCAGGGGGGCGGGCCCACTCGCCAGGACGACGACTGGTGGGGGCAGCTCTACGACGAGACGGCCGAGGACACCGGACCGGCACCGGGCCCGGATTCCCTGGACGACCGCTACGCCTCGGCGAAACGCACGACGGTGTCCGGCGACCGGGGTGGTCCGCAGGGGGGTTCACCGCCCCTTCCGTCCCGGAGAACCGACGGCCCGGCTCCCGAGGAGCGCCCGCCGTTCCCGGCGCAGCGGGAGGCGGAGGCGCCCGCTCCGGGTTACGGCGCTCAGCCGGGGGCCGCCCCGCCGCCTCCCGTGCCGCATGAACCGGCCGTCCCCCCGGTGCCGGATGCCCCGGCACCGCCGGCCGCGCCCCCTGCCCCCGACCCCCGGCGGGCGAAGCCCACGGACGCCCCGGCAGGACGCACCCCGGCCGCGCCGGCAACCCCGGCGCCCCGGACCGGCCAACCCCCCGCCGTCCCGCCCATGCCCGGCTGGCCCGCGCCCGCCGCGGTGGAGCCCGGCGCTCCCCGGGGCCCGGTCGTGACCGGCGTGGCGCACTTCACCCCCGCCGCGCCCCCCGCCCCCGACTACGTCGGCTCGCGGCCGCCCACCTACGCGCCGGAGCCCACCGCGCTGCCCGTCGCCGACCCCGAGGCACTCGGGGAGCTGGTGTCGGACACCGTGCTGGAGGGGGCGCGGTACGGGGCGTGCACCTTGCGGGCGGTGTCGCTGCGGGGGGACTCCGCGCGGTACCGGGGGGAGGCGCGGCGGGACGCGCTGCTGGTGGCGCGGTTCGGCGCGGGGGAGCAGGCGCTGGTGCTGGTGGCGATGGCCACCGGCGCGCGGGCCGCGCCCGGCGCGCACCGGGCGGCCGCCGAGGCGTGCCGGTGGATCGGACAGGCGGTGGGCCGCAGCCACGAACGGCTGGTCGAGGACCTGCGGGCCGACCGGCGCGGCGACCTCAAGTCCGGGCTGAACCGCCTCACCGACCGCACCCTCGGCAAACTCCGCGCCGCCTCCGGCGAGCCCACCGCGAGCCTGCGCTGCCTGCTGCTGCCCGCCGACCCGGACTGCCGCACCCGCGTGTTCTTCGGCGCGGGCGAGGGCGGGCTGTTCCGGCTGCGGGACGGCGAGTGGCGGTCCGTCGAACCGGCCGCACCGCCCGCACCGGGGGAGGAGCCGCCGGACGGCGACCGTCTCACGATGGACCTCGGCATCCCGGTCCCGCCGAGCCCGTACGAGCCCGCCGAGCCGCCGCGGGCGCCGTTCCGGTTCCGGGCCGCCATAGCCCGGCCGGGTGATGTGCTGATGATGTGCACCTCCGGCCTCGCGGACCCGCTGCACGGCGAGGCGTCCCTGCGGGCGTTCCTGGGCCGCCGCTGGTCGCGCGCCGCCGCGCCGGGTCTCGCCGGGTTCCTGGCGGACGTCCAGACGAGGGTGAAGGGGTACGCCGACGACCGTACGGCCGCCGCCGTTTGGGAGGCGTAA
- a CDS encoding pyruvate dehydrogenase: MAKQNVAEQFVDILARAGVRRMYGVVGDSLNPVVDAVRRNAAIDWVHVRHEEVAAFAAGAEAQITGKLTACAGSCGPGNLHLINGLYDAHRSMAPVLALASHIPSSEIGLSYFQETHPERLFAECSHYSEMISNPQQMPRLLQTAIQHAIGQRGVSVVTLPGDVADQPAPDRSFESALVTSRPTIRPGDAEIDRLVEMIDQADKVTLFCGAGTAGAHAEVMEFAGRVKSPVGHALRGKEWIQYDNPFDVGMSGLLGYGAAYEATHECELLVLVGTDFPYNAFLPDDVKIAQIDVRPEVIGRRSRLDLAVWGDVRETLRCLIPRVREKTDRRFLDKMLKKHADALEGVVKAYTRKVDKHVPIHPEYVASVLDELADDDAVFTVDTGMNNVWAARYIQPNGRRRIIGSFSHGSMANAMPMAIGAQLVDRNRQVVSMSGDGGFTMLMGDFLTLVQQDLPVKIVLFNNSALGMVELEMLVAGLPSYGTTDVNPDFAEVARACGVFGVRVEKPKQLAGALKDAFKHKGPALVDVVTDPNALSIPPKIKADMVTGFALSASKIVLDGGVGRMLQMARSNLRNVPRP; this comes from the coding sequence ATGGCCAAACAGAACGTCGCCGAGCAGTTCGTCGACATCCTCGCCCGTGCCGGCGTGCGCCGTATGTACGGCGTCGTCGGCGACAGTCTCAACCCGGTCGTGGACGCCGTGCGCCGCAACGCCGCGATCGACTGGGTGCACGTACGGCACGAGGAGGTCGCCGCCTTCGCGGCCGGCGCCGAGGCGCAGATCACCGGCAAACTGACGGCGTGCGCGGGCTCCTGCGGCCCCGGCAACCTGCACCTGATCAACGGCCTGTACGACGCCCACCGCTCGATGGCGCCCGTACTCGCGCTCGCCTCCCACATCCCGTCCAGCGAGATCGGCCTCTCCTACTTCCAGGAGACGCACCCCGAGCGGCTGTTCGCGGAGTGCAGCCACTACAGCGAGATGATCTCCAACCCGCAGCAGATGCCCCGGCTGCTCCAGACCGCGATCCAGCACGCGATCGGCCAGCGCGGTGTCAGCGTGGTCACCCTGCCCGGCGATGTCGCCGACCAGCCCGCGCCCGACCGGTCCTTCGAGAGCGCCCTGGTCACCTCCCGGCCCACGATCCGCCCCGGCGACGCCGAGATCGACCGCCTGGTGGAGATGATCGACCAGGCCGACAAGGTCACCCTGTTCTGCGGCGCGGGCACGGCGGGCGCCCACGCCGAGGTCATGGAGTTCGCGGGCCGGGTCAAGTCCCCGGTGGGGCACGCTCTGCGAGGGAAAGAGTGGATTCAATACGACAATCCATTTGATGTTGGGATGAGCGGGCTGCTCGGGTACGGCGCGGCCTACGAGGCCACCCACGAGTGCGAGCTGCTGGTCCTGGTCGGCACCGACTTCCCGTACAACGCGTTCCTGCCGGACGATGTGAAGATCGCGCAGATCGACGTACGGCCCGAGGTCATCGGCCGGCGTTCGCGGCTGGACCTCGCGGTGTGGGGTGACGTCCGCGAGACGCTGCGGTGTCTGATCCCCCGGGTGCGGGAGAAGACGGACCGGCGCTTCCTGGACAAGATGCTGAAGAAGCACGCCGACGCGCTGGAGGGCGTGGTCAAGGCGTACACCCGCAAGGTGGACAAGCACGTCCCCATCCACCCGGAGTACGTGGCGTCAGTGCTGGACGAACTGGCCGACGACGACGCGGTCTTCACCGTCGACACCGGCATGAACAACGTCTGGGCCGCCCGCTACATCCAGCCCAACGGCCGCCGCAGGATCATCGGTTCGTTCTCGCACGGCTCGATGGCCAATGCCATGCCGATGGCCATCGGCGCCCAGCTGGTCGACCGGAACCGGCAGGTCGTCTCCATGTCCGGTGACGGCGGATTCACCATGCTGATGGGCGACTTCCTGACCCTGGTGCAGCAGGATCTGCCGGTCAAGATCGTGCTGTTCAACAACTCCGCGCTCGGCATGGTCGAGTTGGAGATGCTGGTGGCGGGCCTGCCCTCCTACGGGACCACCGACGTGAACCCCGACTTCGCCGAAGTAGCCCGTGCCTGTGGGGTGTTCGGGGTACGGGTGGAGAAGCCCAAGCAGCTCGCCGGGGCGCTGAAGGACGCGTTCAAGCACAAGGGGCCGGCCCTGGTGGACGTCGTCACCGACCCCAACGCCCTCTCGATCCCGCCGAAGATCAAGGCCGACATGGTCACCGGGTTCGCGCTGTCCGCCTCGAAGATCGTGCTGGACGGCGGGGTCGGCCGGATGCTCCAGATGGCCCGTTCCAACCTCCGCAACGTGCCCCGGCCCTGA
- a CDS encoding ATP-binding protein produces the protein MTVGATPADTGDGETGGTREAHRLRRELARADLAAVPAARRELRALLRHWDRPDRSDIAELLTSELVTNALVHTDDDAVLTVVVSQRGLRVEVRDFMARGPLMRTPTPDEDTGGRGLILVRSLADAWGVRAHAVGKSVWFELGSAAA, from the coding sequence ATGACGGTGGGGGCCACCCCGGCGGACACGGGGGACGGCGAGACCGGCGGCACACGTGAGGCGCACCGGCTCAGACGCGAGCTGGCGCGGGCCGACCTCGCGGCGGTGCCCGCGGCGCGGCGCGAACTGCGCGCCCTGTTACGGCACTGGGACCGGCCCGACCGGTCCGACATAGCGGAACTGCTCACCAGCGAACTCGTCACCAACGCCCTGGTGCACACCGACGACGACGCGGTCCTCACCGTCGTCGTCTCCCAGCGCGGACTCCGCGTGGAGGTACGGGACTTCATGGCCCGGGGCCCCCTGATGCGCACCCCCACCCCGGACGAGGACACCGGCGGCCGGGGCCTGATCCTGGTGCGTTCCCTCGCGGACGCCTGGGGGGTACGGGCCCACGCGGTGGGCAAGTCGGTCTGGTTCGAACTGGGTTCGGCGGCCGCTTAG
- a CDS encoding DUF2637 domain-containing protein, translating into MRMTDISLNWLLPGAVLLLGVPAAIAVLARGKRSSGEKAGTDDSWERSEERRRRKEAVYGTASYVLLFCCAAVAAALSFHGLVGFGEQNLGLTGGWQYLVPFGLDGAAMFCSVLAVREASHGDAALGSRMLVWMFAAAAAWFNWVHAPRGIGHDGAPQFFSGMSLSAAVLFDRALKQTRRAALREQGLVPRPLPQIRIVRWLRAPRETYGAWSLMLLEGVRSLDEAVEEVRDDKREKTEARQRRRDQQRVERAQLKALSRGARSFVSRTPARTVEVQMDRAPASATGEPAIAGEKLTARSRPSLQSVRKEPVTVDLTAEDDTMALPRLDSLERKLKDLEQQFG; encoded by the coding sequence ATGCGAATGACCGACATATCGCTGAACTGGCTGCTTCCGGGCGCCGTGCTGCTCCTGGGCGTGCCGGCGGCGATCGCGGTGCTCGCGCGCGGCAAGCGCTCCTCCGGGGAGAAGGCGGGTACGGACGACTCCTGGGAACGCAGCGAGGAGCGCCGCAGGCGCAAGGAGGCGGTCTACGGCACCGCCTCGTACGTCCTGCTGTTCTGCTGCGCCGCGGTGGCGGCGGCCCTCTCCTTCCACGGTCTGGTCGGCTTCGGTGAGCAGAACCTCGGCCTCACCGGCGGCTGGCAGTACCTGGTGCCGTTCGGCCTGGACGGCGCGGCCATGTTCTGCTCGGTCCTCGCCGTGCGCGAGGCCAGCCACGGCGACGCCGCGCTGGGTTCCCGGATGCTGGTGTGGATGTTCGCCGCCGCCGCGGCCTGGTTCAACTGGGTGCACGCGCCCCGGGGGATCGGCCACGACGGGGCGCCGCAGTTCTTCTCCGGCATGTCCCTGTCGGCGGCGGTGCTGTTCGACCGGGCGCTGAAGCAGACCCGCCGGGCGGCCCTGCGCGAACAGGGCCTGGTACCGCGCCCGTTGCCCCAGATCCGTATCGTCCGCTGGCTGCGGGCGCCGCGCGAGACCTACGGGGCCTGGTCGCTCATGCTCCTGGAGGGCGTGCGCAGCCTGGACGAGGCGGTCGAGGAGGTGCGCGACGACAAGCGGGAGAAGACCGAGGCCCGTCAGCGCCGGCGCGACCAGCAACGGGTCGAACGGGCCCAGCTGAAGGCGCTCAGCCGGGGCGCCCGGAGCTTCGTCAGCCGGACGCCCGCGCGGACGGTGGAGGTGCAGATGGACCGCGCCCCCGCGTCGGCGACCGGGGAGCCGGCCATAGCGGGGGAGAAGCTGACCGCCCGCTCCCGGCCCTCGCTGCAGTCGGTCCGCAAGGAACCGGTCACCGTCGACCTCACCGCGGAGGACGACACGATGGCGCTGCCGCGGCTCGACTCGCTGGAGCGCAAACTGAAGGACCTGGAGCAGCAGTTCGGCTGA